In the genome of Pusillimonas sp. T7-7, the window GCGTAAAGCTCTTTACGATTTTGGCCCGCTCTTTGAGTTGGCGGTTATGAAGCACGGCGATCAGTGCGCCTATGCTTTGGGCGACCTCAAGGTTGTTATCGTCTTGATTCCCGGACAAGGCCAGTAAAGTCTTCTGCAGGCTTACCTGCTGGACCGAGTAATCGTTGAACAGCCCAAGATTGTCCTGCAAGCCCTTTAGCGATTTGAGCAGCTTTTTAAAAGCGGCGGGTGGAAATACCGTGCCAAAGAATTCCATGAGGTAGCGCAGCTTCTTGCACTGTATGCGCAAGTCGTGGACTTTGGCGTCAGGCGTGTCGGCATCTATGCAGGTAGCAATCTTGCATACCTTGCGGTAGCGCCTCCAGATCAGCTTGCTGGCGTAATCGTGCGCTGGCAGCTGGGCATTGGGCCCTTGTTTCAAGCCTTGAGGCTGAGTAAAGAGTGCTGCAAGCTTCTTGATTTCTTGCTGGTAAGGCTGGCTGCGCAAATAGTGCGACAGCTTGACTTGTTCAGCCTGCCTTTGGTCGGCGAATATGTTGTAAAGGGTGTTCAGGCCTTTGTGCAGGTTTTGGGGCAGCAGCGCGTAATAGGCCTGCTTTTCGAGCAGGTAGACGTCCAGGTCGCGCAAGGGCCCGGTGGGCGCCATGATCGCTGAAAACCTGGCTTTCAGGTCGGCCGTTTGTGCATGGTCATAAATGCCCTGGAACAGGCTGACTACAGACCTGATCTTGCGCAACTGTATGCGGTAGTCATGCAGGAACTCGGTATCGTGATCGGCAATGATGCCGTGTTCGTTTGCACGGGCAATGGGAAGGTGGGCGCCGATGATTTTGTTTGCCGCATCGAAAGCAGTGGTGTCGCTGGCGATGGCGATTTCAGGCTTGGCGTCGTAGGCGGCTTGCAGGGGAAACAGCGATTCATACAAGGCATTGCCGCTAACGGCAAACCCGCCCAGGTCAACGATGCGCTCACGCAGGGAATCAAGTGACGCGTCGTAGCCCCTGATTTCCTGCAGCACCGCCAAGGCGGTGGCACGGCTTTTTTCGGCAGTGATAAACAACAAATATGCCCGGCAGTGCGTTTTCTCTTCGTCGTCGATGAGCGTCAGCACAGCATGCTGCCGTTCCCCCGATCCTGCCGGCAAAAGCCGGCGTAGCGGTGATAGATCTGCCAGCGCCTGTTTAAGCGGGCCTTTGGCAAAGTCTGTAACAAAACCTACTTCGCCCTCTGCCGCTTGAGATATCGGCTGGCCGGCTTCGTGAAAGAGCTCGAGGGTGCTGTGGGTTTTCAGAAGGATTCGGCCTGAATGACGCAAGGACTGATCAAAGCAATCGAGTGCGGTGTATGCCGCGATATCGCTTTCCAGCCTTAGCAATGGTCTGAGCTTGCCAATGGATTGCGAGGTCAGGTCGTTGATTGATGCGACCGGTAATTGGTAACAGCAAGAGGGGGACGTGATCATCAAGGCTTCTTTGAAGGGGTGTTTATATAGGCTTGGACAA includes:
- a CDS encoding CHAD domain-containing protein, which translates into the protein MITSPSCCYQLPVASINDLTSQSIGKLRPLLRLESDIAAYTALDCFDQSLRHSGRILLKTHSTLELFHEAGQPISQAAEGEVGFVTDFAKGPLKQALADLSPLRRLLPAGSGERQHAVLTLIDDEEKTHCRAYLLFITAEKSRATALAVLQEIRGYDASLDSLRERIVDLGGFAVSGNALYESLFPLQAAYDAKPEIAIASDTTAFDAANKIIGAHLPIARANEHGIIADHDTEFLHDYRIQLRKIRSVVSLFQGIYDHAQTADLKARFSAIMAPTGPLRDLDVYLLEKQAYYALLPQNLHKGLNTLYNIFADQRQAEQVKLSHYLRSQPYQQEIKKLAALFTQPQGLKQGPNAQLPAHDYASKLIWRRYRKVCKIATCIDADTPDAKVHDLRIQCKKLRYLMEFFGTVFPPAAFKKLLKSLKGLQDNLGLFNDYSVQQVSLQKTLLALSGNQDDNNLEVAQSIGALIAVLHNRQLKERAKIVKSFTRFNSPETQQTFSELFQERKTQHP